One Bradyrhizobium sp. CCGB12 genomic window carries:
- a CDS encoding IS630 family transposase (programmed frameshift) produces the protein MTRPLSLDLRERVVAAVLAGESCRSVAERFGVAVSSVVKWSQRQRATGSVVPGKMGGHRKPVLDPHRAFIVERITQTPHLTLHGLKAELAARGVKVSHNAVWLFLRREGLRFKKTLFALEQARADVSRRRQRWRSWQAGLDPGRLVFIDETWIKTNMAPLRGWGPKGARLRGFAPHGHWRTLTFLGALRHDQLTAPCVFDGPINGECFRAYVKHLLLPTLREGDIVILDNLGSHKSKAVRQMIQAAGARLWYLPPYSPDLNPIEQAFSKIKHWMRQAQKRTIEDTWRHIGHLVHDIQPRECANYFANAGYASVKM, from the exons ATGACCCGACCTCTTTCCCTGGATCTTCGCGAGCGTGTGGTGGCTGCGGTTTTGGCGGGCGAGAGCTGCCGGTCTGTGGCGGAACGGTTTGGTGTTGCGGTCTCGTCGGTTGTGAAGTGGTCACAGCGGCAGCGGGCGACCGGCTCGGTTGTGCCTGGCAAGATGGGCGGTCACCGCAAGCCTGTGCTCGATCCGCACCGCGCCTTCATCGTCGAGCGGATCACTCAAACGCCGCACCTGACGCTGCATGGTCTGAAGGCGGAACTGGCAGCCCGTGGGGTCAAGGTCTCACACAACGCGGTCTGGCTGTTCCTGCGCCGGGAAGGGCTGCGGTTC AAAAAAACACTGTTCGCCCTCGAACAGGCTCGCGCCGACGTCTCGCGTAGGCGCCAGCGTTGGCGATCCTGGCAGGCCGGACTTGATCCGGGCCGGCTCGTCTTCATCGATGAGACCTGGATCAAGACCAACATGGCCCCTTTGCGGGGCTGGGGCCCCAAAGGGGCACGCCTGCGCGGCTTCGCCCCACACGGTCACTGGCGTACCCTCACATTCCTCGGCGCGCTCCGCCATGACCAACTCACGGCACCCTGCGTCTTCGACGGCCCGATCAACGGCGAATGCTTCCGCGCTTATGTGAAGCACCTTCTCCTGCCAACCCTGCGCGAAGGCGACATCGTCATTCTCGACAATCTCGGAAGCCACAAGTCCAAAGCTGTCAGGCAGATGATCCAGGCTGCTGGCGCCAGGCTCTGGTACCTGCCGCCATACTCGCCCGACCTCAACCCGATCGAACAGGCCTTCTCCAAGATCAAACACTGGATGCGGCAAGCTCAGAAGCGCACCATCGAGGACACTTGGCGCCACATCGGTCACCTCGTCCACGACATCCAGCCTCGCGAATGCGCCAACTACTTCGCCAACGCCGGTTACGCTTCAGTCAAAATGTGA
- a CDS encoding hydantoinase B/oxoprolinase family protein has translation MSKASGASLIDLQIMWHRLIAVVEEQAQVLLRTAFSPIVRECGDLSAGVFDLKGRMLAQAVTGTPGHVNSMAESVRHFIAHFPIETMKEGDAYITNDPWMGTGHLNDFVVTTPCFKDGKPVALFSCTSHLMDIGGIGFGPDATDVFMEGLYIPMLKLIDQGVVNETLMAMIRTNTRLPVDTEGDTYSLAGCNDVGCERLVEMMNEFGIDALDELGDYICDRSREAVLAEIAKLPKGSWRNTMVVDGYDAPVTLAATLTISDEGIHVDFDGTSAASKFGINVPLSYTTAYTVFGLGCVVASQIPNNAGSLSPLTASAPPGAILNAPKPAPVASRHIIGQMLPDVVFGCLRQIIPERVPAEGTSCLWNLVVRGQTHSGAGGNYGFSMAVTSNGGTGARFGKDGLSATAYPSGVRGTPVEIAETQTPLVFWRKELRPDSGGAGRTRGGLGQIIEVGSGVDAPFDILAAFDRIDHPPRGRDGGRDGEAGYVGLKSGKKLRGKGFQQVPPDDRLVVMTPGGAGIGAPGERDRASVKDDVESGLVSADNAAATYGYARR, from the coding sequence ATGAGCAAGGCAAGCGGCGCGAGCCTGATCGATCTCCAGATCATGTGGCACCGGCTGATCGCCGTGGTCGAGGAGCAGGCGCAGGTGCTGCTGCGCACCGCCTTCAGCCCGATCGTGCGCGAATGCGGCGACCTCTCGGCCGGCGTATTCGACCTCAAGGGGCGGATGCTGGCGCAGGCGGTGACCGGCACGCCCGGCCACGTCAACTCGATGGCGGAATCGGTCAGGCACTTCATTGCCCACTTCCCGATCGAGACGATGAAGGAGGGCGACGCCTACATCACCAACGATCCCTGGATGGGCACCGGCCATCTCAACGATTTCGTCGTCACCACGCCCTGCTTCAAGGATGGCAAGCCGGTCGCGCTGTTTTCCTGCACCAGCCATCTCATGGACATTGGCGGCATCGGCTTCGGCCCTGATGCCACCGACGTGTTCATGGAGGGGCTCTACATCCCCATGCTGAAGCTGATCGACCAGGGCGTCGTCAACGAGACGCTGATGGCGATGATCCGCACCAACACGCGGTTGCCTGTTGACACCGAGGGCGACACCTATTCGCTCGCCGGCTGCAACGACGTCGGCTGCGAGCGCCTGGTCGAGATGATGAACGAGTTCGGCATCGACGCGCTCGACGAGCTCGGCGATTACATCTGCGACCGCTCGCGCGAGGCCGTGCTGGCCGAGATCGCGAAACTGCCGAAGGGAAGCTGGCGCAACACCATGGTCGTCGACGGCTACGACGCGCCGGTGACGCTTGCCGCGACCTTGACGATCTCGGATGAAGGCATTCACGTCGATTTCGACGGCACCTCCGCCGCCTCGAAATTCGGCATCAACGTGCCCTTGTCCTACACCACGGCCTATACCGTGTTCGGCCTCGGCTGCGTCGTCGCCTCGCAGATCCCGAACAATGCCGGATCGCTCTCGCCGCTGACGGCGTCGGCACCCCCTGGCGCGATTCTCAATGCGCCGAAGCCGGCGCCAGTCGCCTCGCGCCACATCATCGGCCAGATGCTGCCCGACGTCGTGTTCGGCTGCCTGCGCCAGATCATCCCCGAGCGCGTGCCCGCGGAAGGCACCTCTTGCCTGTGGAATCTCGTCGTCCGCGGCCAGACCCACTCCGGCGCCGGCGGCAATTACGGGTTCTCGATGGCGGTGACTTCCAATGGCGGCACCGGTGCGCGCTTCGGCAAGGACGGCCTGTCGGCGACCGCTTACCCAAGCGGCGTGCGCGGCACGCCGGTCGAGATCGCGGAGACACAGACGCCCTTGGTCTTCTGGCGCAAGGAGCTGCGCCCGGATTCAGGCGGAGCAGGGCGCACCCGCGGTGGCCTCGGCCAGATTATCGAGGTCGGCAGCGGCGTCGATGCGCCGTTCGACATCCTGGCCGCGTTCGACCGCATCGATCATCCGCCGCGCGGGCGGGATGGCGGCCGGGACGGCGAGGCCGGCTATGTCGGCCTCAAGTCCGGGAAGAAGTTGCGTGGGAAAGGCTTTCAGCAGGTGCCGCCGGATGATCGGCTGGTGGTGATGACGCCGGGCGGCGCCGGCATCGGCGCGCCCGGTGAGCGCGATCGCGCATCCGTGAAGGACGATGTCGAAAGCGGCCTCGTGTCTGCCGACAACGCCGCCGCCACGTACGGATACGCGCGGCGCTAG
- a CDS encoding hydantoinase/oxoprolinase family protein has protein sequence MLEGAEVRLAVDIGGTFTDIVLDVGQDRKTRKVLTTPQRPEQAVMDGMRLILADARAHMSDIDVFIHGTTLATNAIIERRGAKTALIATDGFRDVLDIGTESRYDQYDLSIDKPKPLAPRSLRFTVPERVDAHGAVRLPLDEASVRALAPKLRELGVESVAIAFLHSYANPEHERRAAAIISEEMPGISVTVSSAVCPEIREYERTSTAVANAYVQPLIDGYLARMADALQVEQFRGAIYLVTSGGGVTSIETARRFPVRLVESGPAGGAIFAAQIAARLGESKVLSFDMGGTTAKICLIEKYQPETSRVFEVDRAARFLKGSGLPVRIPVIEMVEIGAGGGSIAHVDAMKRVTVGPESASSEPGPACYGRGGQRPAVTDADVALGMIDPDTFAAGTIKLDPELSKQALLRDVGEALGLSAETAAYAVHEVVCENMASAARVHAVERGAVVGQHTLIAFGGAAPLHAARVAEKIGVSRVIVPSNAGVGSAVGFLAAPIAYELVRSRHVRLDDFDTEAVSDLLQEMASEARALVEPGAAGAPVRERRAAFMRYVGQGHEISVELPNRRLTTADLAGLRQKFEADYSAMFERPIPGAAIEVLSWSVLATTEARNPPAVTAVARKPAGKAIGSRKFFDGRAGEAIEIPLYRREDMVPGATIAGPAVIAEDETSTFVSTSFDAHIDGAGSIVMERKAA, from the coding sequence ATGCTTGAGGGGGCCGAAGTACGGCTTGCCGTTGATATCGGTGGCACGTTCACCGACATCGTGCTGGACGTGGGGCAGGATCGCAAGACGCGCAAGGTGCTGACGACGCCGCAGCGGCCCGAGCAGGCGGTGATGGACGGAATGCGCCTCATCCTCGCTGACGCGCGCGCACATATGAGCGACATCGACGTCTTCATTCACGGCACCACGCTCGCGACCAACGCGATCATCGAGCGCCGGGGCGCGAAAACCGCGCTGATTGCGACCGACGGATTTCGCGATGTGCTCGATATCGGCACCGAGAGCCGCTACGACCAATATGATCTCAGCATCGACAAGCCGAAGCCGCTGGCGCCGCGGAGCCTGCGTTTCACCGTGCCCGAGCGCGTCGACGCCCATGGCGCCGTTCGCCTCCCCCTGGACGAGGCATCGGTGCGTGCGCTCGCGCCAAAACTGCGTGAGCTGGGGGTCGAGAGCGTCGCGATCGCCTTCCTGCACTCCTACGCCAATCCCGAGCATGAACGCCGCGCCGCGGCGATCATCAGTGAGGAGATGCCCGGCATCTCAGTGACCGTGTCGTCGGCGGTGTGTCCGGAGATCCGCGAATATGAGCGCACCTCCACCGCGGTTGCCAACGCCTATGTGCAACCCCTGATCGACGGTTATCTCGCCCGCATGGCGGACGCCCTGCAGGTCGAGCAGTTCCGCGGCGCGATCTATCTCGTCACCTCCGGCGGCGGCGTGACGTCAATCGAGACGGCGCGGCGTTTTCCGGTGCGTCTCGTCGAATCCGGTCCTGCCGGCGGCGCCATTTTCGCGGCGCAGATCGCGGCTCGCCTCGGCGAGAGCAAGGTGTTGTCCTTCGACATGGGCGGCACCACCGCAAAGATCTGCCTGATCGAGAAGTATCAGCCCGAGACCTCGCGCGTGTTCGAGGTCGATCGCGCCGCGCGCTTCCTCAAAGGGTCCGGCCTGCCGGTACGTATCCCCGTCATCGAAATGGTCGAGATCGGCGCCGGCGGCGGCTCGATCGCGCATGTCGACGCGATGAAGCGCGTGACCGTCGGCCCGGAGAGTGCCTCGTCGGAGCCGGGGCCGGCCTGCTACGGTCGCGGCGGCCAGCGTCCGGCGGTGACGGATGCGGACGTGGCGCTCGGCATGATCGATCCTGATACCTTTGCGGCCGGCACGATCAAGCTCGACCCGGAACTGTCGAAGCAGGCGCTGCTGCGCGACGTCGGCGAGGCGCTAGGCCTGTCGGCAGAAACCGCCGCCTATGCCGTTCACGAGGTCGTCTGCGAAAACATGGCGAGCGCGGCGCGAGTGCATGCGGTCGAGCGCGGTGCCGTGGTCGGCCAGCACACGCTGATCGCCTTCGGCGGCGCTGCGCCGCTTCATGCGGCGCGCGTCGCCGAGAAGATCGGAGTCTCCCGCGTGATCGTGCCGTCGAATGCCGGTGTCGGCTCGGCGGTCGGCTTTCTTGCCGCTCCCATCGCCTATGAGCTGGTGCGCAGCCGCCATGTCCGCCTCGATGATTTCGACACCGAGGCGGTCTCCGACCTCTTGCAGGAGATGGCGAGCGAAGCGCGTGCGCTGGTCGAGCCGGGCGCGGCCGGCGCGCCGGTGCGCGAGCGTCGCGCCGCCTTCATGCGCTATGTCGGCCAGGGTCATGAGATCTCGGTCGAGCTGCCGAACCGGCGGCTGACGACGGCCGATCTCGCTGGCCTGCGCCAGAAATTTGAGGCGGACTATTCCGCGATGTTCGAGCGGCCGATCCCGGGCGCCGCAATCGAAGTGTTGAGCTGGTCGGTGCTCGCGACCACCGAGGCGCGCAATCCGCCCGCGGTCACAGCCGTCGCGCGCAAGCCGGCCGGAAAGGCAATCGGCAGCCGCAAATTCTTCGACGGCCGTGCAGGCGAGGCGATCGAGATCCCGCTCTATCGTCGCGAAGACATGGTGCCGGGCGCGACCATTGCCGGCCCCGCCGTGATCGCGGAGGACGAAACCTCGACCTTCGTCTCCACCAGTTTTGACGCCCATATCGACGGTGCCGGCAGCATCGTCATGGAACGAAAGGCGGCCTGA
- a CDS encoding NAD-dependent protein deacetylase, producing the protein MTNAPLGIPPLQDFIGRHERLFVLTGAGCSTNSGIPDYRDSHGNWKRTQPVNFQAFMSDEHTRRRYWARSLIGWRRFGQARPNDAHHALARLEANGRCGMLLTQNVDRLHQSAGHRQVIDLHGRLDLVRCMGCGRKTPRDEFQRVLARANAAWLTLDAADAPDGDADLEHEDFSSFEVPACEACGGILKPDVVFFGENVPRDTVATAQDHLAQADAMLVVGSSLMVYSGFRFVQAAAQRNIPIAAVNLGRTRADDLLTLKVEERCEAALAFLL; encoded by the coding sequence ATGACGAATGCTCCACTGGGAATCCCTCCGCTGCAGGATTTCATCGGCCGGCACGAACGTCTGTTCGTGCTCACCGGCGCCGGCTGTAGCACCAATTCGGGCATTCCCGACTATCGCGATAGCCACGGCAACTGGAAGCGGACCCAGCCGGTCAACTTCCAGGCCTTCATGTCGGACGAGCACACGCGCCGGCGCTATTGGGCGCGCAGCCTGATCGGCTGGCGGCGGTTCGGCCAGGCGAGGCCGAACGATGCGCATCATGCGCTCGCCCGGCTCGAGGCCAACGGCCGGTGCGGGATGCTGCTGACCCAGAACGTCGACCGCCTGCATCAGTCCGCCGGCCACCGGCAGGTGATCGACCTGCACGGCCGGCTCGATCTCGTCCGCTGCATGGGCTGCGGCCGCAAGACGCCGCGGGATGAGTTTCAGCGTGTTCTTGCTCGCGCGAATGCGGCGTGGCTGACGCTCGATGCCGCCGATGCACCTGATGGCGACGCCGATCTGGAGCATGAGGATTTTTCCTCCTTCGAAGTGCCGGCCTGCGAAGCCTGCGGCGGCATCCTCAAGCCCGACGTCGTGTTCTTCGGCGAGAACGTTCCTCGCGACACCGTCGCCACCGCGCAGGATCACCTGGCGCAGGCCGATGCCATGCTCGTCGTCGGCTCCTCGCTGATGGTCTATTCCGGATTCCGCTTCGTGCAGGCTGCCGCGCAGCGCAATATTCCGATTGCGGCGGTCAATCTCGGCCGCACCCGCGCCGACGATCTCCTGACGCTGAAGGTCGAGGAGCGCTGCGAGGCGGCGCTGGCATTTTTGCTCTGA
- a CDS encoding cation:proton antiporter gives MTTTININAYSDALVVLGTAGVVVPIVRHWGINPVLGYLGAGAILGPLGLGSLVQELPFLYWFTVTDARNVEGIANLGIVFLLFLIGLELSFRRLATMRRLVFGLGGLQVLATSAMIFGATLLFGQNSDTAVILGASLALSSTAIVLELLSTERRLATTAGRASFSVLLAQDLAVVPILVFVSVLGAGSGGSVVTHISSAMLKAALAGALLIVLGRLLLRPLFQMVARTHSTELFVAATLFVIVGAGLAAHQAGLSMALGAFVAGLMLAETEYGKAIEATVEPFKGLLLGIFFFTVGMAIDFRVFMREPVWLLAAVIGILAGKAIVLIILGRLFRLSWPAAIEIGFLLGPVGEFAFVSIGMAAALGLIEPRVSSFAVAITAVTMALTPLLGVLGRRLAAKLGNERTLDPELAVRPPGDRAQAIVVGYGRVGKVVCSLLTSHDLNYIAVDHEAVAVARDRRDGHKVYFGDATEPGFLEACGLMQTTGVIITIQSRPAIDAVVGRIRAVRPDVLIVSRARDADHARHLYAIGATDAVPETIEASLQLSEAALVGLGVEVGHAIASVHEKRDEFRLTLQQAARIAGQEQARPLDLTGRRSPR, from the coding sequence GTGACCACAACCATAAACATCAATGCCTACAGTGACGCACTGGTGGTCCTCGGTACTGCCGGCGTCGTGGTGCCAATTGTCCGTCATTGGGGCATCAATCCTGTGCTGGGCTATCTCGGCGCCGGCGCCATTCTCGGCCCGCTCGGGCTCGGGTCGCTCGTTCAGGAACTCCCGTTCCTGTACTGGTTCACGGTGACGGACGCGCGGAACGTCGAGGGTATCGCCAATCTCGGCATCGTATTCCTGCTATTTCTGATCGGGCTCGAGCTGTCCTTCAGGCGGCTCGCCACGATGCGACGCCTGGTGTTCGGGCTTGGCGGCCTGCAGGTGCTGGCGACCTCAGCCATGATCTTCGGCGCGACGCTTCTCTTCGGGCAGAACTCCGATACCGCCGTCATCCTTGGCGCGAGCCTTGCGCTGTCCTCCACGGCGATCGTGCTTGAGCTTTTGTCCACCGAGAGGCGGCTTGCGACCACCGCCGGTCGTGCCAGCTTCTCGGTGCTGCTGGCCCAAGACCTTGCGGTGGTTCCCATCCTCGTCTTCGTCTCGGTGCTCGGCGCCGGCAGCGGTGGCTCCGTCGTGACGCATATCTCCAGTGCGATGTTGAAGGCTGCGCTGGCCGGCGCCTTGCTCATCGTGCTCGGACGGTTGCTGCTGCGTCCGCTATTCCAGATGGTTGCGCGCACCCATTCGACGGAGTTGTTTGTCGCCGCGACCTTGTTCGTCATCGTCGGCGCAGGCCTAGCCGCGCACCAGGCCGGCCTGTCGATGGCGCTCGGAGCATTCGTTGCAGGCCTGATGCTGGCGGAAACGGAGTATGGCAAGGCCATTGAGGCCACGGTCGAGCCCTTCAAGGGCCTGCTGCTGGGCATCTTCTTCTTCACCGTCGGGATGGCCATCGACTTCCGCGTCTTCATGCGCGAGCCCGTTTGGCTGCTGGCCGCCGTTATCGGCATTCTGGCCGGCAAGGCGATCGTGCTCATCATCCTGGGCCGCCTCTTCAGACTCTCGTGGCCGGCGGCGATCGAAATCGGCTTCTTGCTGGGGCCAGTCGGCGAATTTGCCTTCGTAAGCATCGGGATGGCGGCGGCGCTCGGCCTGATCGAGCCTCGCGTGTCGAGCTTTGCCGTCGCCATCACCGCCGTGACGATGGCCTTGACGCCGCTTTTGGGTGTGCTCGGACGACGATTGGCCGCGAAGCTGGGTAACGAGCGCACCCTCGATCCCGAACTGGCGGTTCGGCCGCCCGGCGACCGGGCGCAGGCCATCGTGGTCGGCTACGGCCGCGTTGGGAAAGTCGTCTGCTCGCTGCTGACCAGCCATGACCTGAACTACATCGCGGTCGATCACGAGGCAGTCGCCGTGGCACGCGACCGCCGCGACGGTCACAAGGTCTATTTTGGTGATGCGACAGAACCGGGTTTCCTCGAAGCCTGCGGCCTGATGCAGACGACCGGTGTGATCATTACCATCCAGTCGCGACCAGCGATCGACGCCGTGGTCGGGCGGATCCGCGCGGTGCGGCCGGACGTGCTGATCGTTTCACGTGCGCGGGACGCCGATCATGCCCGCCATCTCTATGCGATCGGCGCAACCGATGCGGTGCCGGAAACCATCGAGGCAAGCCTGCAGCTTTCGGAGGCGGCACTGGTCGGCCTCGGGGTTGAGGTCGGGCATGCGATAGCCTCGGTGCACGAGAAGCGGGACGAATTTCGGCTGACGCTGCAGCAAGCCGCCCGCATTGCAGGACAAGAGCAAGCTCGTCCGCTCGATCTCACAGGGCGCCGGTCCCCGCGATAG
- a CDS encoding SDR family oxidoreductase produces the protein MPQIDRSTSFQSRLVGQYALVTGASQGIGRAVAIRLAQEGATVAINYVDHPERAEETLALARTGSSDRGHGKLDHLVVKADVSNERAVAAMFETILARWKRLDCLVNNAGFQRESPSDALDVETYRRIIDVNLNGAVLCAQKALAHFVARGGGGSIINCSSVHQIIPKPGYLAYSISKGGMANLTRTLALEFAGQGIRVNAVGPGAIDTPINAAWTGDPEKRGVVTSHIPLGRVGTPEEIAAVFAFLASDEASYITGQTIYACGGLTLFPEFRENWAS, from the coding sequence ATGCCACAAATCGATCGCTCCACCTCCTTTCAATCGCGCCTCGTCGGCCAATACGCGCTTGTGACTGGCGCCTCACAAGGCATCGGCCGCGCTGTCGCCATCCGGCTCGCCCAGGAGGGTGCGACTGTCGCCATCAATTATGTCGATCACCCTGAAAGGGCCGAGGAGACGCTCGCGCTCGCGCGCACGGGATCGAGCGATCGCGGCCACGGCAAGCTCGATCATCTCGTCGTGAAGGCCGATGTCAGCAATGAGCGGGCGGTCGCTGCGATGTTCGAGACCATCCTGGCGCGCTGGAAGCGCCTCGACTGTCTCGTCAACAACGCCGGCTTCCAGCGGGAATCGCCGAGTGATGCGCTCGACGTCGAAACCTATCGCCGCATCATCGACGTCAATCTCAACGGCGCTGTGCTCTGCGCGCAGAAGGCGCTCGCCCATTTCGTCGCGCGTGGCGGAGGCGGCAGCATCATCAACTGCTCCAGCGTCCACCAGATCATTCCCAAACCCGGCTATCTCGCCTATTCGATCAGCAAGGGCGGCATGGCCAATCTGACGCGGACGCTAGCGCTCGAATTCGCCGGCCAAGGCATTCGCGTCAATGCGGTTGGCCCCGGCGCGATCGACACTCCGATCAATGCGGCCTGGACCGGGGATCCCGAGAAGCGCGGCGTCGTCACCAGCCACATTCCGCTCGGCCGCGTCGGCACGCCGGAAGAGATCGCCGCCGTGTTCGCCTTCCTCGCTTCGGACGAAGCGAGCTACATCACCGGACAGACCATCTATGCCTGCGGAGGCCTGACGCTGTTTCCCGAGTTCAGGGAGAATTGGGCGAGCTGA
- a CDS encoding solute carrier family 23 protein, whose product MATATDSDGQAEGYFPRWKLKTSGVIMPEERLSWGQTVVSGLQHCVAMSGSTIIAPLLMGFDPNVAVLFSGVGTLIFFVIVAGRVPSYLGSSFAFIAVVIAATGYAGQGPNPNLSVALGGIVGAGVLYGLIALVVMWSGVGWVERLLPPAVTGAVVAAIGLNLAPVAVKAVSANAFDTWIGLATVLMIGVVAVAAPGLWRRLPIILGAIGGYLLYLLFANGLGFGKPIDFAQLSAAPWFGLPNFTAPTFQADAIFLIAPVAVILVAENLGHIKAVGAMTGRSLDRYLGRALFADSLATIVAACGGGTGVTTYAENIGVMAATKVYSTLLFAFAATVSILLGFSPKFGALILSIPGPVIGGLSIVLFGLIAAMAGRIWVENKVDFANPANLITVAVALTAGAGDLTLKFGAFTIGGIGTATFGAIILYQILTLTRGRRAE is encoded by the coding sequence ATGGCGACTGCAACCGACTCCGACGGCCAAGCTGAAGGCTATTTTCCGCGTTGGAAACTCAAGACCTCGGGCGTGATCATGCCGGAGGAGCGGCTGTCCTGGGGCCAGACCGTCGTCTCCGGTCTCCAGCATTGCGTCGCAATGTCGGGTTCGACGATCATCGCGCCGCTGCTGATGGGGTTCGATCCCAATGTTGCGGTCCTGTTCTCCGGCGTCGGCACGCTGATCTTCTTCGTCATTGTCGCGGGGCGCGTGCCGAGCTATCTCGGCTCGAGCTTCGCATTCATCGCCGTCGTCATCGCCGCCACCGGTTATGCGGGGCAGGGACCAAATCCGAACCTGTCGGTTGCGCTCGGCGGCATTGTCGGAGCCGGCGTACTGTACGGCTTGATTGCGCTGGTCGTGATGTGGTCAGGGGTTGGCTGGGTCGAGAGGCTGCTGCCACCGGCCGTCACCGGCGCCGTGGTCGCCGCGATCGGCCTCAACCTCGCGCCCGTGGCGGTCAAGGCGGTGAGCGCCAACGCGTTCGACACCTGGATCGGGCTCGCGACCGTGCTGATGATCGGCGTGGTGGCCGTTGCCGCACCTGGCCTGTGGCGCCGCCTGCCGATCATCCTTGGCGCAATCGGCGGATATCTCTTGTACTTGCTGTTCGCGAACGGCCTCGGTTTTGGCAAGCCGATCGACTTCGCGCAACTCTCGGCCGCGCCGTGGTTCGGCCTACCCAACTTCACTGCGCCGACCTTTCAGGCCGATGCAATCTTCCTGATCGCACCGGTTGCGGTCATCCTCGTCGCCGAGAACCTAGGTCACATCAAGGCCGTCGGCGCGATGACGGGCCGGAGCCTCGATCGCTACCTCGGCCGCGCCCTGTTCGCAGACAGCCTCGCGACCATCGTGGCGGCCTGCGGCGGGGGCACAGGCGTTACGACCTACGCCGAGAATATTGGCGTCATGGCGGCGACGAAGGTCTATTCCACCTTGTTGTTCGCCTTCGCGGCCACGGTGTCGATCCTGCTCGGCTTCTCGCCGAAATTCGGCGCGCTGATCCTGTCGATCCCGGGTCCCGTCATCGGCGGCCTCTCGATCGTGCTGTTCGGGTTGATCGCGGCGATGGCCGGTCGGATCTGGGTCGAGAACAAGGTCGACTTTGCAAATCCCGCGAACCTGATTACCGTCGCGGTGGCGCTCACCGCAGGCGCCGGCGATCTCACGCTCAAATTCGGCGCGTTCACCATCGGCGGGATCGGCACCGCAACCTTTGGCGCCATCATCCTGTACCAAATCCTGACATTGACGCGCGGCCGCCGCGCCGAATGA
- a CDS encoding dicarboxylate/amino acid:cation symporter has protein sequence MTQVAIQPAVLRRHQPWYKILYIQVLIAIALGVLVGYFYPDLGKALKPLGDGFIALIKMMIAPVIFCTVVHGISSMGDLKRVGRVGLKSLIYFETVSTVALAIGLLVGEILQPGHGFNIDPASIDPKSVATYVTKAHEEGIVAHLMAIIPDSYVGAIARGDLLQVLLVSILSGFAIAFLGKTGEPIAEAIDKAAKMFFGIIRIIVRVAPIGAFGAMAFTVGAYGLGSLLNLAALIGTFYLTSILFVLIVLGSIARLAGFSILRFIAYIKDELLIVLGTSSSETVLPQMIQKMEHLGASRSVVGLVIPTGYSFNLDGTNIYMTLATLFLAQATNTHLTIWQELGILGIAMITSKGASGVTGAGFITLAATLSIVPDIPIQSIAILVGIDKFMSECRALTNLIGNGVACVVISMSEGELDREALHETMAHPLEMGEALEPGGTA, from the coding sequence ATGACACAAGTCGCGATCCAGCCAGCCGTCCTCCGCCGACACCAGCCCTGGTACAAGATCCTCTACATCCAGGTCCTGATCGCGATCGCGCTCGGCGTGCTCGTCGGCTACTTCTATCCCGATCTCGGCAAAGCCCTAAAGCCGCTCGGCGACGGCTTCATCGCGCTGATCAAGATGATGATCGCGCCGGTGATCTTCTGCACCGTGGTGCACGGCATCTCCTCGATGGGCGACCTCAAGCGCGTCGGTCGGGTCGGGCTGAAGTCGCTGATCTATTTCGAGACGGTCTCGACCGTCGCGCTCGCCATCGGCCTTTTGGTCGGCGAAATTCTCCAGCCCGGGCACGGCTTCAACATCGATCCCGCCAGCATCGATCCGAAATCGGTCGCGACCTATGTCACCAAGGCCCACGAGGAGGGCATCGTCGCCCATCTGATGGCAATCATTCCCGACAGCTATGTGGGCGCGATTGCGCGCGGCGACCTCCTCCAGGTGCTGCTGGTCTCGATCCTCTCCGGCTTCGCCATCGCCTTCCTCGGCAAGACCGGCGAGCCGATCGCAGAGGCGATCGACAAGGCCGCAAAGATGTTCTTCGGCATCATCCGCATCATCGTGCGCGTGGCACCGATCGGCGCGTTCGGCGCCATGGCCTTCACCGTCGGCGCCTACGGTCTCGGCTCGCTGCTCAACCTCGCCGCCCTGATCGGCACGTTCTATCTGACCAGCATCCTGTTCGTGCTGATCGTGCTCGGCTCGATCGCGCGGCTCGCCGGGTTCTCGATCCTGCGCTTCATCGCCTACATCAAGGACGAGCTGCTGATCGTGCTCGGCACCTCCTCGTCGGAGACGGTGCTGCCGCAGATGATCCAGAAGATGGAGCATCTCGGCGCCTCGCGCTCGGTGGTCGGTCTCGTGATCCCGACCGGCTACAGCTTCAACCTCGACGGCACCAACATCTACATGACTCTGGCGACGCTGTTTTTGGCGCAGGCGACCAACACCCATCTGACCATCTGGCAGGAGCTCGGTATTTTGGGCATCGCCATGATCACCTCGAAGGGTGCCTCGGGCGTCACCGGCGCCGGCTTCATCACGCTCGCCGCGACGCTCTCGATCGTGCCTGACATCCCGATCCAGTCGATTGCGATCCTCGTCGGCATCGACAAGTTCATGAGCGAGTGCCGCGCGCTGACCAATCTGATCGGCAACGGCGTCGCCTGCGTCGTCATCAGCATGTCCGAAGGCGAGCTCGACCGCGAGGCGCTGCACGAGACCATGGCCCACCCGCTGGAGATGGGCGAGGCGCTGGAGCCTGGCGGCACTGCATAG